DNA sequence from the Oceanibaculum indicum P24 genome:
CGCTTCTCAAATGTATCGGGCTAAAAATTGACTCGCAACAGGACGAATAGAGAACGGTGTATTTTTTGTCACCCGCCTGCAATGAAAATGACAAAAGCCCACTCACCGGGCCAGGAATGGACCGGGTGGGCTGTCGTCAGTGGATGCTGGTGGCGGTTCCCGAAGGGGCCGCCGGGTGGCGCGCCGGCTTACAGAGCCTTGATGCGCGCGGACAGGCGGGAGAGCTTGCGGGCGACCGTGTTCTGGTGCAGCACACCCTTGGTCACGCCGCGCTGCATTTCCGGCATGGCGGCCTTCAGCGCCTGGGCGGCAGCGTCCTTGTTGCCACCGGCGATGGCGGTTTCCACCTGCTTCACGAAGGTGCGGATGCGGCTGACACGCGCACCGTTAACCGCCGTGCGGCGGATGGTCTGACGGATGCGCTTCTTTGCCGACGCTGTGTTGGCCATGATGTGCCCTTGCTCGCTAAATCACTGTCGCCTTATCGAAAGGAGCGCGGTTTATATACCCCGGCCCCCGGCGCGTCAAGGCCGCTGTGGGGGTATATCCACAGCCGGCCTAGCGCATTGCCTCATTCGTCGCGGAAGGCGGGTTTGCGCTTTTCGATGAAGGCGGCCATGCCTTCCTTCTGGTCCGCCGTGGCGAAGGTGGAATGGAACAGCCGGCGTTCGAACCGCACCCCTTCGGCCAGCGTGGTCTCATAGGCGCGGTTGACCGATTCCTTCGCCATCATCACGGCGGGCTTCGACATGCCGGCGATCCGCTCGGCGGTCTTCATCGCCTCGTCCATCAGCTCGGCCGCAGGGATGATGCGGCTGACGAGGCCGGCGCGCTCCGCCTCCTCGGCATCCATCATGCGCCCGGTCAGGCACATCTCCATTGCCTTCGACTTGCCGACGAAGCGGGTCAGGCGCTGCGTGCCGCCAGCACCCGGAATGGTGCCGATGGTGATTTCCGGCTGGCCGAACTTGGCGGTGTCGGCGGCCAGGATGAAGTCGCACATCATGGCGATCTCGCAGCCGCCGCCCAGCGCGTAGCCGGCGACCGCCGCAATCACCGGCTTGCGGCACTGGGCGAGCCGTTCCCAGCCCCTAGTGATGAAGTCGGCCTTATAGGCGTCCATGTAGGAGAAGCCGGCCATTTCCTTGATGTCGGCGCCGGCCGCGAAGGCCTTCTCGCTGCCGGTGACGAGGATGCAGCCGATCTCGGCATCGGACTCGAAATCGTCCAGCGCGGCACCAAGGTCGGCGATCAGGCCGGCGGACAGCGCATTCAGCGCCTTCGGGCGGTTCAGCGTGATGACGCCGACGGCGCCCTTCTTCTCCGCGATGATGTTTTCGTAGGCCATGATAGTCCCCACTTCGAGATTGTTGACGGCGCTCTGCGGCGCCCGGTCAGCGTGGCGCCCGTTCAGCGTGGCGTGAGGGCGAAGCGGACGGTGAGCACGCCGCCCGACCGGGCGATCTCGATCACCAGTTCCTCGCCCTCGCGGCGATAGGTTCCCTCATCTGCCTGCTGCCAGCCCAGTTGCGGCAGGGTGCGGGCATAGAAATCGGCAACCGATCCGGCATCGATGCGTCCGGTAGCCAGCGATTCGACGATGCGTCCGCCCGCCGAATCGAAGCTCATGGCGGCATCCGGAACCGCCGTCAAGCCCGGCGCCAGCGGCAGATCCTCGAAGCCCGGCACGAACTCGTCCGCCGCGCGAGGGGCTGCCATCAGTGACGGAAAAGACAGCGCCGCCACCAGAAGCACCGCGAACTGTCGCCTGCTGATCATGGGCACCGTCTATACCATCAGCGCTGGCAGCGCGCACAATAGAAAGTGGACCGGCCGGACTGCACCAGCCGGAGCACGGGGCGGCCGCAGCCGGGATTGCCGCAGGCCTCGCCCTCGCGGCCATAGGCCTTGAAGGCGTGCTGGAAATAACCCAGCTCGCCATCGGCCTGGCGGTAATCGCGCAGCGTCGAGCCACCGGCCTCGATGGCCTCGGCCAGCACCTGCTTCACCGCCATCGCCAGCCGCTCGGCGCGCTCGCCCTGGACGGTGTAGGCCTGCCGGCGCGGCGACAGGCCCGCCCGGTACAGCGCCTCGCAGGCATAGATATTGCCGATGCCGGCGACGACATGCTGGTCCAGCAGCGCGGCCTTGATCGGCGTGCGCCGTCCCTTCAGGGCGAGCGCCAGCGCCGGCCCGTTGAAGGCGTTCGACAGCGGCTCCGGCCCCAGCCCGGCCAGCAGCTTGTGGGTCTCCAGTGCGTCCAGCGTGGTCAGGTCCATGGCGCCGAAGCGCCGCGCATCGTTGAAGCGCACCCAGATGTCGCGGTCGGTGGCCAGCACAATATGGTCGTGCTTTTCCAGCACCGGCGGCTTGCCTTCGGTGATCAGCATGCGGCCCGACATGCCGAGATGGGCGATCAGCACCGTGCCATCCTCCAGCTCGGCCAGCAGGTATTTGGCGCGGCGGCGCAGCGCCACCACCGTGCGGCCCTGCAGGCGCTGGGCGAAATCCACGGGCAGCGGCCAGCGCAGGTCGGGCCGGCGTGCCTCGACATGGACAAGGCGGCGTCCTTCCAGATGCGGGGCCAGTCCCCGGCATACGGTCTCGACCTCGGGCAATTCGGGCATGCGACATAAAACCTTAAGCGACAACCGGCGTTACCGTAGCGAAACCGCCGGGCAGAGGCTATCTTCCCCGAACCATGCAGACGGACAAGCAGGAAAAGCAGCCGACCATGCAGGCGCAGCACAGCGAAGAGACAGCCCCCTTCGGTTTTCGCGAGGTGAGGGCGGCGGAGAAGCACGGGCTGGTGCAGACGCTGTTCGGCGGCGTCGCGCAGAATTACGACCTGATGAACGATCTGATGAGCGGCGGCGTCCACCGGCTCTGGAAGTCGGCGATGATGGACTGGCTGGCGCCGCGTCCCGGCATGCGACTCATCGACGTGGCCGGCGGCACCGGCGATATCGCCTTCCGCTTCCAGGATCGCGGCGGCGGGCCGGTCATGGTCTGCGACCTGACGCCGGAAATGCTGGCGGTAGGGCGCGACCGCGCCATCGACAAGGGCCGGCTGACGCCCTACGCCGGGGGCGGCCTCGCCTGGGTTTCCGGCAATGCCGAGAGCCTGCCCGTCGCCGACCGCTCCTTCGACGCCTATACAATCGCCTTCGGGCTGCGCAACGTGACCCGCATCGACAAGGCGCTGGCCGAGGCGCACCGCGTGCTGAAGCCGGGCGGGCGCTTCCTGTGCCTGGAATTCAGCCATGTTGTGCTGCCGGTGCTGGACAGGCTCTATGACGCCTATTCCTTCAGCGTGCTGCCGGCGCTGGGCCAGTATGTGGCGAAGGACCGTGATGCCTATGTCTATCTGGCCGAGAGCATCCGCACCTTCCCGCCGCAGGAGGAACTTGCGGCGCGCATCCGTGCCGTAGGGTTCGAGCGTGTGAGTTATCGCAACCTGTCGGGCGGCATCGCGGCGTTGCATTCCGGCTGGCGTATCTGACCCGCATGATCCGCGCCTTCCGCAATACCGGCCGGCTGATCGGCATCGTGCGCATCCTTGCCCGGCATGATGCGTTGTTTCCGCTGGAGGCCGTGCCCGGCCTGCCGGCGCTGCGCTGGTTTGGCCGGCTGCTGGGCAGGATCGGCCGCAAGCGCGGCCGGCAGCAGCGCCCCGGCCTGCGCCTGGCCGCCGCACTGCAGGAAATGGGGCCGAGCTTCATCAAGTTGGGGCAGACGCTGGCCACCCGGTCCGACCTGCTGGGCGAGGATATCGCCGCCGACCTTTCCACCCTGCAGGACCGGCTGCCGCCCTTCTCCAGCGCTCGGGCACGGGCCACCATCGAGGCGGAGCTGGAAAGGCCGCTGGCCGAGCTGTTCGCCAGCTTCGATGACCGGCCGGTCGCCGCCGCCTCGATCAGCCAGGTGCATTTCGCCGAAACGGCGGAAGGCGAAAAGGTCGCGGTGAAGGTGCTGCGCCCCGGTATCGAGGCTGCCTTTGCCCGCGATCTTGACCTGTTCGACTGGATCGCCGAGACGGTGGAACGGGTGCAGCCGCAGCTGCGCCGGCTGAAGCCGCGCGCGGTGGTCGCCACCTTTGCCGCCACGGTGCGCGCCGAGATGGATTTGCGGCTGGAAGCCGCCGCCGCTGCCGAGCTGTCGGACAATTTCGCCGATTATGACGGCTTCCGCGTGCCGCAGGTGGACTGGCAGCGCACCGCGCGCCGAGTGCTGACGCTAGAGCGGATCGATGGCATCCGCATCGACAATGTGGCGGCGCTGAAGGAGGCCGGGCACGACACCGACCAGCTGCTGCGGCAGTCGGCGGAAGTGTTCTTCCTGCAGGTTTTCCGCGACGGCTTCTTCCATGCCGACATGCATCCCGGCAACATGTTCGTGGACGGGGACAGCGTGCTGCGCCCGGTCGATTTCGGCATCATGGGCCGGCTCGACGTGAAGACCCGCTATTTCCTCGCCGACATGCTGCTGGGCTTCCTGAACGGTGATTACCGCCGCGTCGCCGAGGTGCATTTCCAGGCCGGCTATGTTCCCGCCGACCAGTCGATCGACGATTTCATGCAGGCCTGCCGCGCCATCGGCCAGCCGATTCTGGGCCGTCCCGTGCACGAGATTTCCGTTGCCCGGCTGCTGGCGCAGCTGTTCCAGGTGACCGAGACCTTCGCCATGGAGACCCAGCCGCAGCTGCTGCTGCTGCAGAAGACCATGCTGGTGGCCGAGGGGGTGGGGCGCACGCTGAACCCGACGCTGAACATGTGGGAGCTGGCGCGCCCGCTGATCGAGGACTGGATGCGCGCGCATCGCGGGCCGGAGGCACGCATCCGACAGGCGGCCCTGGATATCGGCCAGGTGCTGGAGCGGCTGCCGGCGCTGCTGGGCCAGATCGAGCGCGCCGCCGACCGGCTGGCCGACCCGGCCGGCGTGAAGCTGCACCCCGACACGGCGGAGGCGCTGCTGCGCCGGCGGCGTAATGGTGCGGTGGCCCTCTGGCCGCTCTGGCTGGCATTGCTGCTTGTGTCGGTGGCGGCGGTATTGTACTAGGCGATACTGTGTTTTATCTGCTGGGGTTTTACCTGTTGGGGCTGACATGCTGGCCGGCAAGCGCATCCTGCTAATCGTCTCGGGCGGTATCGCCGCCTATAAGAGCCTGGAGCTGGTCCGCCGCCTGCGCGAGCGCGGGGCCGCGGTGCGCTGCGCCATGACCACCTCGGCCGAACAGTTCGTCACGCCGCTCTCCCTGCAGGCACTGACGGAGGACAAGGTCTATCGCGACCTGTTCTCGCTGACCGACGAATCCGAGATGGGTCACATAAACCTGTCGCGTCAGGCTGACCTCATCGTCGTGGCACCGGCGACCGCCAACATTCTCGCCAAGATGGCAGGCGGGCTTGCCGATGACCTTGCCACCACGCTGCTGCTGGCAACCGACAAGGAGGTGCTGGCCGCCCCCGCGATGAATGTCCGCATGTGGACCCATGCCGCGACCCAGGCCAATCTCGACATTCTCAGGCAGCGCGGCGTGCGCTTCGTCGGGCCGAATGAGGGCGACATGGCCTGCGGCGAATACGGGCCGGGCCGCATGGCGGAACCGCTGGAGATCGTCGCCGCCATCGAGAGCTATTTCGGCAAGGGCGCCCCGTTGGCGGGGCTGCGCGCGCTGGTCACCAGCGGCCCGACCTATGAGGCCATCGATCCGGTGCGCTTCATTGGCAACCGCTCCTCTGGCAAGCAGGGCCATGCCATCGCCACGGCGCTGGCGCGCGCGGGTGCCGCCGTCACCCTGGTCTGCGGCCCGGTGGCATTGCCCGATCCGGCGGGGGTGAAGGTGGTGCGCATCGAATCGGCGCGCGAGATGCTGGCGGCCTGCGAATCCGCGCTGCCGGCCGATATCGCCGTGTTCGCCGCCGCTGTCGCCGACTGGCGCGTGGCGCAGGAAGCACCACAGAAGATCAAGAAGCCGGCGGAAGGCGGGGCCGCACCGACCCTCAGCTTCGCCGAGAATCCCGATATCCTGGCCAGCATCGCCGGCCTGAAACAGGGCCGGCCGGCCCTGGTCATAGGGTTCGCGGCGGAGACCGAGAAGGTGGCGGAGCATGCCGCTGCCAAGCGCGCCCGCAAGGGCTGCGACTGGATCCTGGCGAATGACGTCTCCGCCGGGACCGGCACCTTCGGCGGCGATGCCAACACCATCCATCTGGTGACGGAGAACGGCACCGAGGACTGGCCGCGCCTTACCAAGCAGCAGGTGGCGGAACGGCTCGCCGCCCGCATCGGCGATCATTTCGGAAAGAAAACGACATGAGCATTGCGCTTCCCGTCCGCATCCTGCCGCATGGCGAGGGGCTGGCCCTGCCGGCCTATCAGACGGCGGACAGCGCCGGCCTCGATCTGGTCGCGGCGGTGGAGGCGGAGATGGTGCTTCAGCCAGGCGAACGCGCGCTGGTGCCGACCGGCCTCGCCATTGCCCTGCCATCCGGCTATGAGGCGCAGATCAGGCCGCGCTCCGGCCTTGCCTTCAAGCACGGTCTCACGGTGCTGAATTCCCCGGGCACCGTCGATGCCGATTATCGCGGCGAGGTGAAGGTGCTGATGATCAATCTGGGGCAGGAGCCTTTCGCGGTGAAGCGCGGCGAGCGCATCGCCCAGATGGTGGTCGCCCCGGTGACGCAGATTGCGTGGCAGCCGGTTGCCGATCTGGACGAGACGGCGCGCGGCGCCGGAGGCTTCGGCTCGACCGGGACCGCGACCGGTACAGCCGGCACCTGACACCCATGCTGAAATCCTCGCGCAAGCTGCTGTTCGCCATCGAGGCGGTGCTGGATATCGCCTACAACGCGGCCGATACGCCGGTGCAGAGCCGGGAGATCACCGAACGCCAGGGCATCCCCCGGCGCTATCTGGAGCCGGTGCTGCAGCAGCTTGTCCGTGCCGACATATTGATCGGCGTGCGCGGCCCGCGCGGCGGCTACCGGCTGGGGCGGGAGCGGCGGCGCATCACGCTGGGCGAGATTTGCCGCACCGTCGATGGCGGGCTGGAGGCCGAGGAAGACCGGCAAGATACCGAAGGCTCCGAACTGGGGCGCGAGGTGCTGCGCCCGCTCTGGGCCGGCCTGCGCGACGAGTTGCTGGCCAAGCTGGACGCCGTCACCATCGAGGATCTGTGCGAGGAGGCCCGCGGCAAGGACATCCGCAAGACCGGCAAGTCCGCCCTCGACTTCACGATCTGACCGAAGCCCTACAGCCGGCCGCCGCCAATCTGGATCGAGGTGCCGGTGACGTAGGACGAAGCCGGCGACAGCAGCCACA
Encoded proteins:
- a CDS encoding class I SAM-dependent methyltransferase, whose product is MQTDKQEKQPTMQAQHSEETAPFGFREVRAAEKHGLVQTLFGGVAQNYDLMNDLMSGGVHRLWKSAMMDWLAPRPGMRLIDVAGGTGDIAFRFQDRGGGPVMVCDLTPEMLAVGRDRAIDKGRLTPYAGGGLAWVSGNAESLPVADRSFDAYTIAFGLRNVTRIDKALAEAHRVLKPGGRFLCLEFSHVVLPVLDRLYDAYSFSVLPALGQYVAKDRDAYVYLAESIRTFPPQEELAARIRAVGFERVSYRNLSGGIAALHSGWRI
- the coaBC gene encoding bifunctional phosphopantothenoylcysteine decarboxylase/phosphopantothenate--cysteine ligase CoaBC — protein: MLAGKRILLIVSGGIAAYKSLELVRRLRERGAAVRCAMTTSAEQFVTPLSLQALTEDKVYRDLFSLTDESEMGHINLSRQADLIVVAPATANILAKMAGGLADDLATTLLLATDKEVLAAPAMNVRMWTHAATQANLDILRQRGVRFVGPNEGDMACGEYGPGRMAEPLEIVAAIESYFGKGAPLAGLRALVTSGPTYEAIDPVRFIGNRSSGKQGHAIATALARAGAAVTLVCGPVALPDPAGVKVVRIESAREMLAACESALPADIAVFAAAVADWRVAQEAPQKIKKPAEGGAAPTLSFAENPDILASIAGLKQGRPALVIGFAAETEKVAEHAAAKRARKGCDWILANDVSAGTGTFGGDANTIHLVTENGTEDWPRLTKQQVAERLAARIGDHFGKKTT
- a CDS encoding RrF2 family transcriptional regulator, yielding MLKSSRKLLFAIEAVLDIAYNAADTPVQSREITERQGIPRRYLEPVLQQLVRADILIGVRGPRGGYRLGRERRRITLGEICRTVDGGLEAEEDRQDTEGSELGREVLRPLWAGLRDELLAKLDAVTIEDLCEEARGKDIRKTGKSALDFTI
- the rpsT gene encoding 30S ribosomal protein S20 codes for the protein MANTASAKKRIRQTIRRTAVNGARVSRIRTFVKQVETAIAGGNKDAAAQALKAAMPEMQRGVTKGVLHQNTVARKLSRLSARIKAL
- a CDS encoding enoyl-CoA hydratase, which encodes MAYENIIAEKKGAVGVITLNRPKALNALSAGLIADLGAALDDFESDAEIGCILVTGSEKAFAAGADIKEMAGFSYMDAYKADFITRGWERLAQCRKPVIAAVAGYALGGGCEIAMMCDFILAADTAKFGQPEITIGTIPGAGGTQRLTRFVGKSKAMEMCLTGRMMDAEEAERAGLVSRIIPAAELMDEAMKTAERIAGMSKPAVMMAKESVNRAYETTLAEGVRFERRLFHSTFATADQKEGMAAFIEKRKPAFRDE
- the ubiB gene encoding 2-polyprenylphenol 6-hydroxylase, translated to MIRAFRNTGRLIGIVRILARHDALFPLEAVPGLPALRWFGRLLGRIGRKRGRQQRPGLRLAAALQEMGPSFIKLGQTLATRSDLLGEDIAADLSTLQDRLPPFSSARARATIEAELERPLAELFASFDDRPVAAASISQVHFAETAEGEKVAVKVLRPGIEAAFARDLDLFDWIAETVERVQPQLRRLKPRAVVATFAATVRAEMDLRLEAAAAAELSDNFADYDGFRVPQVDWQRTARRVLTLERIDGIRIDNVAALKEAGHDTDQLLRQSAEVFFLQVFRDGFFHADMHPGNMFVDGDSVLRPVDFGIMGRLDVKTRYFLADMLLGFLNGDYRRVAEVHFQAGYVPADQSIDDFMQACRAIGQPILGRPVHEISVARLLAQLFQVTETFAMETQPQLLLLQKTMLVAEGVGRTLNPTLNMWELARPLIEDWMRAHRGPEARIRQAALDIGQVLERLPALLGQIERAADRLADPAGVKLHPDTAEALLRRRRNGAVALWPLWLALLLVSVAAVLY
- the mutM gene encoding bifunctional DNA-formamidopyrimidine glycosylase/DNA-(apurinic or apyrimidinic site) lyase, with product MPELPEVETVCRGLAPHLEGRRLVHVEARRPDLRWPLPVDFAQRLQGRTVVALRRRAKYLLAELEDGTVLIAHLGMSGRMLITEGKPPVLEKHDHIVLATDRDIWVRFNDARRFGAMDLTTLDALETHKLLAGLGPEPLSNAFNGPALALALKGRRTPIKAALLDQHVVAGIGNIYACEALYRAGLSPRRQAYTVQGERAERLAMAVKQVLAEAIEAGGSTLRDYRQADGELGYFQHAFKAYGREGEACGNPGCGRPVLRLVQSGRSTFYCARCQR
- the dut gene encoding dUTP diphosphatase, encoding MSIALPVRILPHGEGLALPAYQTADSAGLDLVAAVEAEMVLQPGERALVPTGLAIALPSGYEAQIRPRSGLAFKHGLTVLNSPGTVDADYRGEVKVLMINLGQEPFAVKRGERIAQMVVAPVTQIAWQPVADLDETARGAGGFGSTGTATGTAGT